Genomic segment of Rutidosis leptorrhynchoides isolate AG116_Rl617_1_P2 unplaced genomic scaffold, CSIRO_AGI_Rlap_v1 contig585, whole genome shotgun sequence:
TGTCAAGACTCAAGTGCATTTTACATTTCTATGAATTTTTGGACTTTGATGTACTTTTgggatttatttttatatatatttatgcgggTATATGACTACATAAATCTTTGTTTTGCTATTCGATTCCATTTATGTTGTCTTGAATAGAATTTCTATAGAGTTTAGTAGTCCCCCTTGGAATCTCGTGAAATTCTCTGAGTAGGTGGAGGGACTAAACACTTTTTGGCACTAGTAGTTTAGTAATTGCCCCCCTCTCTGTTTCATTGGAAACTTGTAGCTTTCCAACTCATTTGTATTCAACCAGTAAATTTACACAATTTGGTCCCTCGATTTATATTCAACGAGTAGGTGGAGGGACTGTATACTGTTTTGCTTTCATTTTATAGGCCGTTTACTGTGTAAATTTACTCGTTCATCTCATATCATTCAGACTTGGCTTTGGCTCAAAGCAATTGTATTCAGTCAAGTAATTActagtagagtagtatagtttggtTTGTATTGAAAGTGAACATTAAACAATGACGTGGTCGTGTATCGTTTTGTTAATTGATCCAAAGAAACTCATACTCGTGATATCATTTTTTGTCCCTATAAAAATTGCGTAATAGACTTTGATAATTAATAATTGAATTGGGTTATCTTATCCGGGAAGCTGCTGTATGATTGAGTATACAGTGCATTATTTGAATTTCTTTCTTTTGAATCACGGCATCTTTAATCAAGTGCAACTGGGTGCTCCTGCTTATATATAGTTGACGACTAAGGGCTGACTTGCATTATGCACATAATCAAATCGGTTTAAGTTAAATCGATATCAAAAGTTAGAATTGATCACGCCTGGCTTCTTGGATGTGGCCATCACCCATCAGTCGTGTTTCTTCCTGACAATTTTGAATAGGAACCTTAGCTTTCCATCTCCTTGGTGTTAATTTAAAACATTACAATAAGGattatttctatatttattttgtagCCTGTTAATTCTGCAAATCAACACGTTGATCGCACGGCAATAGACAATAGTTAAAACTTGGCTTTGGCTCAAAGCAACTACATTGAGTCAAGCAATTACTACTAGTAGTTTAGTTTGCATGACCATGATCCAGAGTATTGCGTGTCACGGTTGCACATTAAAGAGTGTCCTGGTCCCTAGAGTATTATTTCCTTAATAATTGAcactctttttatttatttataataataataataataataataataataataataataataataataataatatataatttttccgATTTAGCTTCTGATTCATGTCAGCCAAAAGTGTGGGAGTGGGACTATAAATAATTTCCTCATTTAAAAACAAAATGAAAGAGTGCAGGCAGTCGCCTTTTAGCTAGGAATAGGATTTCATTCACTGCCCGATTAAGATAGTGTCTGATTCACTTCAGCTGACCAAATAAATGAAAAGTGGACCGAAACAGAAATTCTCATGCTACCCCGATATGTTCCACCATATGTTTGCTTACTTCGAATTCGATTATTAATCTATCTTAGGAATTAAATTATCAAAATTAATCACTGAACACATGTTCTACATCTGGTTTATAGAAGATTTTCactctaattattaaatacttctCTAACTCTAATATTTCTAGCACGATTTGAATACATCCATCCATATCATCAAGTTCCAAATTCAATCAAAAAGTGAAAGCGTGGAGACGAACATGAACATGCATACTCATTGTAAAACATCGAATAGCCATATTCATCTTTCCATACGATGTCGTATATCAAAATAATGGTGAACAACATAACGCACTGTATGTATATTTTCCCATTATACAAACATAGAGAATGGTTCCATCAACTACCATTACCAGAGTTTCTATAAACCTTTAAAATGCTTATAATTAAATTGGCAAACTCCTTTTTTTGATAAATTAATTAATCAGCTGTCATAGGTACGGCACTCATCGGTCTCGGGATTATCCTTACAGTAAGTCTCAAGCGGATCAGAGTCAGCAGCCTTCTTCTTGTCCCTAGCGTGACTCGCCGCCGCACTCAGCTCCTCCACTTCGTCCCAGGCCGCCACACACTCGCCGCTCTCCGGATCTTCGCCACAAGTCTCCTGGGCTTTATCGATGCTCTCTTTCACCTGGTCTTGTATCTGGTCAGGTGCCGCACGGAGTGGCTGCACCTGCGAGCCCCTGGAGAAGCTAACTTTTAGTTCTACGGAGCAGTTCCTCCGCCATGGCTGGCTGAGGAATACGGTGGTCCCAACTGGGTTGGCTTTGGGCGAGTCAGTGGCCTTAGCAAAGGCTCTCGGAGTTGTGAGGTTAATTTTAACAATGGTTGCCATTGTTGAAAATTTGCTTTGTTTTTATGTAGTGTTTGAAGAAAATGATAACGTGAAGGTGTATAATTATTGGCAATAGCAACGATTCGGGAACACATATTTCTTATCTAGTGTACATACAGAATCAGCGGTTGAGATATATGATTGAAAAATGCGAAAATGCTTAACATACCGAATTAGGATTCTCGAATAAGACAGTGTTGAATATTGCAATTTTCTGTTGCTTGAATTATAGCAAAACTATTTTCCATTCCAGATATTTAACTACACAAAAAATATCTTGGACGATATTTGACAATAACAAAGCAAATATGAAAACTATATTCCGATTATTGTCTCGCGCGCgcgcgaaaaaaaaaaaaaaaaaaagactgtaTTTGGTATGCTTAGGAGTTAGGAGTGACTAAACAAAACGCATGGACGGATGCAATAATTTTGCTTTGGGGCAATATACTCTCAAACATTACAAAGGCCTCCCATTTCCAATAGTCAGTAGTTATATACTCTCAAACTGTATTAGCATCGTGTTTCAACTTATAAAATTATCCTAGCATCTCACATTCAAAACATACTGAGAACTAACTGCCAAGCTACATACGACTATATAATTGGCAAGAACACCTAACCAGTAACAGATAGACAAGAAGAGGAAGGAATAAGAGCCATTAAGCAAAAACCATGAAACTTCAATGAATTAACCTTGAAGCAAAGTTAGGAGTGTATACATTTCAGAACATGAAATTTATTATTCGGAAACACAAA
This window contains:
- the LOC139884669 gene encoding calvin cycle protein CP12-2, chloroplastic-like, whose amino-acid sequence is MATIVKINLTTPRAFAKATDSPKANPVGTTVFLSQPWRRNCSVELKVSFSRGSQVQPLRAAPDQIQDQVKESIDKAQETCGEDPESGECVAAWDEVEELSAAASHARDKKKAADSDPLETYCKDNPETDECRTYDS